The Eikenella corrodens genome segment TCAGGTAGCCTGAAACAATGGCTACCTGAAAATCCACCTCTTGCCCGCACAAAAGGCTAGCTGAAAAATTTTATCCAAAGAAATTAAGGCATGATGAACATCGTCCTCTTCGGTGCAAGCGGTTTTATTGGCAGCCGCGTTGCCAAAATCCTGCGCGCGCACAGCCACACGCTGCGCACTCCATCACGCAGTGAGTTTGACTACTTACAGCCAAACGAGGCTGCCGCACGCAGCATTCTGAACGGCGCCGATGCCGTGTTCAACTGTATCGGCGTGATGAGCCGTGATGAGCACGTGCTGGAAATAGTGCATCACCACACGCCAGCACTGTTGGCAAAAATTGCGGCGGAACAAGGCGTGCTGCATTGGGTGCAGCTGTCCGCATTAGGCGCAGACCCGAAGCACCGCGTGGCTTTTGTGGGCAGCAAAGGGCGGGGTGACGAAGCGGTGTGCCAAATCGGCACGGCACACAGGATGCGCGTACTGCTTGCCCGCCCATCGCTCGTGTATGGGCACGGTGGCGCGAGCTGCGAGCTGTTTATCCGCCTTGCCCGCCTGCCCATTATCGCTTTGCCTAACGGTGGCTGTTTTGACGTGCAGCCCGTCCACGTTGCCGATGTGGCACAGGGCTTGGCTGATTTATTAACCAGCAGCCTGCCGCACGGCACGGTACTCAATATGACGTGCAGCCGTTCTCTCACACTGGCACAATACCTCAACATCCTGCGCCAAACCCTACACAGCAAGCCAGCCCAGCGCGTGCTGCCGATCCCGCTGCCGCTGCTGCGCCCGGTGTTGCCGCTGGCCAAACTGTTCAGCAACGGCATCGTCAGCCAGGATAGTTTTACCTTGCTGCAACAAGGCTCTTGCGCTGATAGCCAGGCCTTCGCCGAGCTGCTCGGCTGCCCGCCGTTGTCGGTAGAACAGTTTGCAGCAGCGGAAGATATTGGCGCATAGCACCGAGCTTATGCCGTAAGCCAAAGAGGCTACCTGAAAAGTGGAAATTCCTTTTTCAGTTAGCCTCTTAGCGTTTTCAGGCAGCCTTAGAGAAGAGTAATAGGCAAACTATTTTATGCTGGCAATCTGTTCTTCCTCCGCAGGTGGTGGAGTGATTTGGCAGCGAAATCAGTGGCAGGTTTGCCTAGCTGGCAAGGATGGAAACCAGAGGCGGGAAGGTATGCAGGTATTTAGCCGCACCGCCGTTGCAGCACCCATTTGATATCGTCGCCCAGCTGTTCGATGCCCACGGTGTGCCAATCGGGCTCGCGGCTGAGGGCGGCGGGGTTTTCAGGTAGCCTGAACAGAGTGGGCGATTGGGCGCCGCCGAGCAGCTTGGGCGCTTGATAGCAGACGATTTCGTCCACCAAATCCTGTGCCAAAAACGCGCTGCCCAGCGTGGCACCGGCTTCCAACATCAGCTCGCCGATGCCGCGCGCGGCCAAATCGGCCAGCACGGCATTCAGGCTGAGGCGGCCCTGGGCATCAGCCTCCAAACGGCAGATTTCAGCCGCTCCGGCGGGCGCTGGGCGGTCGGACAAGGTGTAGATAAGCGTGGGGGCGCTGCCGTCGAGCAGATGGCTGCCGGCGGGTAGACGCAGGCGGCTGTCGAGCAGCACGCGCAGCGGGGGGCGCAAAGTGGGGAAGTCGCGCACGGTGAGGCGCGGGTTGTCGGCCAGGACGGTGCCGATGCCGGTGAGCACGGCGCAGCTTTCGGCGCGCTGGATTTGCACGTCGTGCCGCGCCGCTTCGCCGGTAATCCATTGGCTCTGGCCGTTGGCGAGCGCGGTTTTGCCGTCGAGGCTGGCAGCGGTTTTCAGCTTTACAAACGGGCGGCCGCGTTCGATGCGGGAGAGGAAGCCGCGGTTGAGCTGCCGCGCTTCGCGTTCCATCAGGCCGCAGGCTACCTGAATGCCGGCGGCTTCAAGTATGGCCAGCCCTTTGCCCACCACTAAGGGGTTGGGGTCTTGCATGGCAGCCACCACGCGGCGCACGCCGGCGCGGATCAGTGCTTCGGCGCAGGGCGGGGTGCGGCCGTGGTGGGCGCAAGGTTCGAGGGTAACGTAGGCGGTGGCGCCTTGCGCGGCGCTGCCGGCCTGGCGCAGGGCGTGCACTTCGGCATGTGGCTCGCCGGCCTTGAGGTGGAAACCTTGGCCGACAATCTGCCCGCCCTGCGCAATCACGCAGCCGACGCGCGGATTGGGCGAAGTGGAAAAACGACCTTGCCAGGCAAGGGCAATGGCTTGCTGCATCAGGGCGTGGTCGGCATGGGAGAATTGGGGCATGTTGAGTAAGGGACGGATAGGGGAAACTGGTTAAATAAGGTTTTCAGGTAGCCTTTAAACAGTAAGAAAGGCTACCTGAAAACGAAGCAAAGCGAAGTTTCTGCGAAGCTAAAACGAAGCAAAGCAAAGTTTCTGCGAAGCTAAAAGGATGCGATGGTTTCAGCTAGCTTTCAAGGCTTAAACGGCAGGCCGAAGTGGCTGTAGCTGCGTTCGGTGGCGACGCGGCCGCGCGGGGTGCGCTGGAGGAAGCCTTGCTGGATGAGGTAGGGCTCGATCACGTCTTCGATGGTGTCGGGGCTTTCGCCGATGGCGGCGGCGATGTTGTCCAGGCCGACGGGGCCGCCGGCGAATTTGTGCAGTACGGCCTCGAGGAATTTGCGGTCCATCATATCGAGGCCTTCGTTGTCCACATCGAGCATTTGCAGGGCGGCATCGGCCAGGGCGGCATCTACGCGGCCGTTGCTTTTCACTTCGGCGTAGTCGCGCACACGGCGCAGCAGGCGGTTGGCAATGCGCGGGGTGCCGCGGCTGCGTCGGGCGATTTCGAAGGCGCCGGTATCGTCGAGGCTCATTTGCAGCAGGCCGGCGGAGCGGGAAACGATGGTGGCGAGGTCGGCGCTACTGTAGAACTCGAGGCGGGAGACGATGCCGAAGCGGTCACGCAGGGGATTGGTGAGCATACCGGCGCGGGTGGTGGCGCCAACGAGTGTAAAGGGGGGCAGGTCGATTTTCACGCTGCGGGCGGCGGGGCCTTCGCCGATCATGATGTCGAGCTGGTAGTCTTCGAGGGCGGGGTAGAGGATTTCTTCCACCACGGGGCTGAGGCGGTGGATTTCGTCGATAAATAGTACGTCGTGCGGCTCGAGGTTGGTGAGCAGGGCGGCGAGGTCGCCGGCGCGCTCGAGCACGGGGCCGCTGGTTTGGCGCAGGTTCACGCCGAGTTCTTTGGCGATGATGTGGGCGAGGGTGGTTTTGCCCAGGCCGGGCGGGCCGAACAGGAGGGTGTGGTCGAGGGCTTCGCCGCGCTTTTTGGCGGCTTGAATGAAGATGCCGAGCTGCTCTTTGGTTTTGGCCTGGCCGATGTAGTCGGCGAGGGTTTTGGGGCGCAGGGCACGTTCGAGCTGCTCTTCCTGGCTGGAAACCTGGCGGGCGGTAATGAGGCGTTCTGGTTCGGCGGCGGTGAGGGAATCGGTGTGGAGCATGATGGGGAATGGGGTTTTAGGTAGCCTTAGTGGGTTAATTTGATTGCGGTTTTGTTTGGTTTTTACGACGGCACGGCCTTGGTTTTGCCAATTAGCTTTGTAGGCTCAGCTTCGGCTGCGCCGAAACATTGTTTTAGCTTCGCAGAAACTCCGCTTTGCTTCGTTTTCAGATAGCCTTTTGGGGAGGCGGAGGAGCAGCAGGTGGGGCTACCTGAAAGTGGTGTTGCTGTGTCCGGTTGCATTTTAGCGAAATTTGCTTGGGCTTGCCGTTTGCCTTGCCGGCGCTCAGTGCGTTTGCTTTCAGTTAGCCTGTTGGGCTAGAAAGGCTTCGATTGAGCCGGGCTGGCGCCGGCTATTTTCCAGCCATTCCGGCAGCCATTCGGTGATGCGTTCGCCGGTGCGGCGGATGAAGGTGCCGGGTTGGGGTTCGTCGATATATTCTTGCTGGCGGACGAGGACGAGCGGGGCTTCGCTGCCGGGCTGCCCTTGGGCAAAGGCGAGGGCTTCGGCATGGGTGGCGAAGGCATGGAAGTAGTCGTCGCCGTCATATAAATCGGGGGCGCCGCGCTCGGGATGGCACCACACGCGGTATTCGAGCACGTCGTCGTAGAAATAGCCGCCGCCGGAATGGCAGTGGGCGGGGTAAGTGCCTACTTTTTCTGGATAGGCGGCGGGCGGGTAGGGAGGCTGGCTCATTTTGTGCAACGCTTGCTTGGAAAATAATCAGAAGGCTACCTGAAACGGCAGCCTTCTGTTGCTGGGCTAGGGAGCGGATGCGCCCTTCGGCGGGGCGGAAGCAGCCGAGGCTGCGGCCGGTACGGATGCCGGCGTGGTCGGGGCACTGGAATCGGCGGGCAGGGAGCTGTCGGGCAACAGGTTTTCATCGGCTTGCGATTCGATGCGCTTGCCGTTCATGCTGAAGGTTTTGTTGCGCACGACGATGTGGGTGCTCACGATTTGGTTGCCATCGATTTTCAGGTAGCCTTGGCGCGCCATGCTTTCGAGCACGCTGTCGAGCCACAGGCGCACGGCTTCTTTGATTTCGTGGTCGGCATCGGGTAGGGATGGATCGACGCTGATGTAGTTTTTGGCCTGGGCGGCGGTGAGCCGTTCGATCACTTGCTGCGGCGCGGCGATGTGGAAATCGGCGTCGGTTTTGGCGAGCAGATTGTCGATATCGTTCAAATCGGCAGCGGTAAGGCCGCTGAATTTGAGTTCGCCGTTGCCGCTGATCATGCCTTGCGGGGTGGTGAGGTCGAACTGTTTGAGCCGGATAACGGGATCGTTAGTAAACAGGCCGGCGGCTTCGTTGCGCAGGGCGGCAAGCAGGGCTTCGCGCATTTGCTCGTCACTGAGGCGCTGGGTGATGAGCTGGTCGCGGCGGGTTTTGAGCGCGGCGAGGCTTTCGGCATCTAGGTGTTCTGCGCTCACGTGGATGGCCAGCGGGCCGTAGTTGTCGCTGCCGTAGTTGAGCTTGGCAAAGCCGAATTTGCCTTCGGTATTCACCCAGCGGCCGTCTTGATCCATGCGGGTTTCGATTTGCAGGTCGTTGAGGGTGATTTTGGCGGGCGGCACTTGGCCATAGGGGTTGATGAAGCTGCCGATTTGCAGGTCGGACACCATGTTCAGCACATCGTTGAGGCGGATGTCATAGTTGATGCTGTCTTTCCATTCCACTTCCACCTGTCCAAGGGTGAGCTTGCTGTTGCCCAAGGCAAGGTTGTGGCTGCCTTCTCGGGTTTCGGTGTGCAGCTGGAGGTTTTTGTAGGAAACGCTGCCTTTGTCGGCCAGGGTGATGGTGAGGCCGGGGTTATTCAGGTTGCTTTGGTATTCAGTGAAGTATTTGGCGTAGTCGGTGCTGCCTTCGAGACCTTGCCAATTAATGGCAATGCCGGAGAGCTCTTGATATTTGAAAGCGGGCACCTGCCAAGTGAGGCGGCCGTTGCCGTTGAGTTGGATCACGTTGCGCAGGTTGGCAGGGGCTTGGCTACCGAAGAAGCGTTGCAGTATTTCGCGGCTTTCGGGCTGGAAAACGAATTCGGTGTCTACCACGGCGCGTACGGGCATGCTGCCGTTGGCAAACAGGCTGTGTTTGATGTTGCTCTCCAGCGTGATAGGCTGGGTGAGGATAGTTTTAATGTTGTCGGGCAGTTTGTCTTGCAGCTGCGCCAGGAAGGTGGGCTTGAAGCGCACCACGGTGGTTTCGTGCGAACTGAACCAGCCGCGCTCGTAGCGGCGGGATTCGACTTGCAAGAAGGATGTGTGGCTTAGGATTTCATGCTGTTTGTTCAGGCTTTGTTCGGCTTTGATGCCGAGATAGTAGGGCGCACCGAGGAATAGGGCGGCCAGCAGCAGGATGAGGCCGGAGAACAGCCAAAGGAGTTTTTTCATGCAACAACCAAAATGCGTGATATTAGGAAAGCGCAAGGATAACACCAAAACGGGGCACTGTCTTGGTGCTGGGCAAGCAAGAGGCTACCTGAAAACGGATTTTTACTTTCGTTAAAATTGTTTTCAGGTAGCCTGTGTGCCCTTAACGGGCTAAATCGGGCGAAAAATTAGGCGCCGGTGCCGCTTAGGGCGTTGATGCTGTAGCCGCCGTCCACGTAGGTGATTTCGCCGGTGATGCCGGAGGATAGGTCGGACAGCAGGAAGGCGGCAGTGTTGCCCACTTCTTCGATGGTTACGTTGCGGCGCAGCGGGTTTTGCGAAGCAACGTGGTTGAGCAGGCGGCCGAAATCGGCAATGCCGGCGGCAGCCAAGGTTTTAATCGGGCCGGCGGAAATACCGTTGCAACGGATGCCTTCGGGGCCGACGCAGGCGGCAGTGAAGCGGATAGCGGCTTCCAAGCTGGCTTTTGCCATGCCCATTACGTTGTAGTTGGGTATGGCACGCACGGCACCCAGATAAGTAAGCGCAAGGATGGCGCTGTTGCGGTTGCGCATCATCGGGCGGGCTGCTTTAGCCAGCGCGGGCAGGCTGTAGGCGGAAACGTCGTGTGAAATTTCAAAGGCTTCTCGGCTGATGCTGTCTAAGAAATCGCCGCTGAGGGCTTCTTTGGGCGAGAAGGCGATAGCGTGCACCAGGCCGTCGAGACCATCCCATTTTTTGCCCAGGTCGGCAAATACTTGTTCAATTTCAGCATCATTTTGCACATCGCAGCGGAATACCAAATCGGAGCCGAAGTCGGCCGCCATTTTGCGCACGCGCTCTTCCAATTTGTCTACCACATAGGTAAACGCCAGCTCAGCACCTTGTTCACGGCAGGCTTTGGCGATACCGTAGGCAATGGAACGCTCGGAAATCATGCCGGTAATCAGGATTTTTTTGCCTTGCAAAAAGCCCATTTTTCTTGTCCTCGGGGGGAAGTTGTCTGTGTGCAGGCTGTTTGGTTTTCAGGTAGCCTGCGCCCAAAAGCGGGGCATTATAGCTTAATTTAAGGTGCCAGAGTAAATCCGGCGCTGTTTTGCGTGTGCTGCAAACAGCCGAAACCCGCTGTTTTCGGCAGCGGGCTTCAACTTTTCGGTTTTGAGTATTGGGATATTAAGCAATTGGTTTCGCTAGGCGCACTCCTGTGGAATTGGGTAGATATAGCTTCTTCAGCTATGCCCCATAAGAAAGGGGTTGCGGCTATTATACACAAACGATAATTGTTATCAATATTTAAATGGAAAATATTTTTATCGATGCGCATGGGTGCGATTTATTTTCACAATCCTAGCAACAGGCAATACGAGCAACTGCCCAGCCGTTATATAATGCCGCCCGACTTTCGTTTTCAATCCTTTAACGCCATGAACACAGCGCACTCCACCGTTTCCACGCAACTGTTGCACGCCAACCAACTGGGCACCGACGAAATCGCCCGTGCTTTATCTGCCATTTCCGCCCATCAAGTGGACTATGCCGACATCTACTGCCAGCGCACTGCTTATGAAAGCTGGCATTTGGAAGAGGGCATGGTGAAATCCGGCAGTTTTCAGATTGATCAAGGTGTGGGCGTGCGGGCGGTGTCGGGTGAGAAAACCGCGTTTGCGTATGCCGACAGCCTAAGCCCGGCCGTATTGCGGCAGGCGGCAGAAGCGGTACGCACCATTGGTGCGACGGGGCAGGAGCGGCAAGTTAAGCTGGCTGGTTCAGCCAGCCGCCAACAGGTTGCACTCTACACACCGGATAACCCGATTCCCGGCTTAGATTCAGCCGCCAAAGTGGCGCTGCTCAACCGTGTCGAGCAGCTGGCCAAAGCTGCCGACCCGCGCATCGTGCAAGTGATGGCCGGGCTGACTTGCGAACACGATTTAATCTATTTGGCGCGGCTGGACGGCATCACCGCCGCCGATATCCGCCCGCTGGTGCGCCTGAGTATTACCGTGGTGGCCAA includes the following:
- a CDS encoding NAD-dependent epimerase/dehydratase family protein — encoded protein: MNIVLFGASGFIGSRVAKILRAHSHTLRTPSRSEFDYLQPNEAAARSILNGADAVFNCIGVMSRDEHVLEIVHHHTPALLAKIAAEQGVLHWVQLSALGADPKHRVAFVGSKGRGDEAVCQIGTAHRMRVLLARPSLVYGHGGASCELFIRLARLPIIALPNGGCFDVQPVHVADVAQGLADLLTSSLPHGTVLNMTCSRSLTLAQYLNILRQTLHSKPAQRVLPIPLPLLRPVLPLAKLFSNGIVSQDSFTLLQQGSCADSQAFAELLGCPPLSVEQFAAAEDIGA
- the ribD gene encoding bifunctional diaminohydroxyphosphoribosylaminopyrimidine deaminase/5-amino-6-(5-phosphoribosylamino)uracil reductase RibD, which translates into the protein MPQFSHADHALMQQAIALAWQGRFSTSPNPRVGCVIAQGGQIVGQGFHLKAGEPHAEVHALRQAGSAAQGATAYVTLEPCAHHGRTPPCAEALIRAGVRRVVAAMQDPNPLVVGKGLAILEAAGIQVACGLMEREARQLNRGFLSRIERGRPFVKLKTAASLDGKTALANGQSQWITGEAARHDVQIQRAESCAVLTGIGTVLADNPRLTVRDFPTLRPPLRVLLDSRLRLPAGSHLLDGSAPTLIYTLSDRPAPAGAAEICRLEADAQGRLSLNAVLADLAARGIGELMLEAGATLGSAFLAQDLVDEIVCYQAPKLLGGAQSPTLFRLPENPAALSREPDWHTVGIEQLGDDIKWVLQRRCG
- the ruvB gene encoding Holliday junction branch migration DNA helicase RuvB; translation: MLHTDSLTAAEPERLITARQVSSQEEQLERALRPKTLADYIGQAKTKEQLGIFIQAAKKRGEALDHTLLFGPPGLGKTTLAHIIAKELGVNLRQTSGPVLERAGDLAALLTNLEPHDVLFIDEIHRLSPVVEEILYPALEDYQLDIMIGEGPAARSVKIDLPPFTLVGATTRAGMLTNPLRDRFGIVSRLEFYSSADLATIVSRSAGLLQMSLDDTGAFEIARRSRGTPRIANRLLRRVRDYAEVKSNGRVDAALADAALQMLDVDNEGLDMMDRKFLEAVLHKFAGGPVGLDNIAAAIGESPDTIEDVIEPYLIQQGFLQRTPRGRVATERSYSHFGLPFKP
- a CDS encoding YdgA family protein; protein product: MKKLLWLFSGLILLLAALFLGAPYYLGIKAEQSLNKQHEILSHTSFLQVESRRYERGWFSSHETTVVRFKPTFLAQLQDKLPDNIKTILTQPITLESNIKHSLFANGSMPVRAVVDTEFVFQPESREILQRFFGSQAPANLRNVIQLNGNGRLTWQVPAFKYQELSGIAINWQGLEGSTDYAKYFTEYQSNLNNPGLTITLADKGSVSYKNLQLHTETREGSHNLALGNSKLTLGQVEVEWKDSINYDIRLNDVLNMVSDLQIGSFINPYGQVPPAKITLNDLQIETRMDQDGRWVNTEGKFGFAKLNYGSDNYGPLAIHVSAEHLDAESLAALKTRRDQLITQRLSDEQMREALLAALRNEAAGLFTNDPVIRLKQFDLTTPQGMISGNGELKFSGLTAADLNDIDNLLAKTDADFHIAAPQQVIERLTAAQAKNYISVDPSLPDADHEIKEAVRLWLDSVLESMARQGYLKIDGNQIVSTHIVVRNKTFSMNGKRIESQADENLLPDSSLPADSSAPTTPASVPAAASAASAPPKGASAP
- the fabI gene encoding enoyl-ACP reductase FabI; amino-acid sequence: MGFLQGKKILITGMISERSIAYGIAKACREQGAELAFTYVVDKLEERVRKMAADFGSDLVFRCDVQNDAEIEQVFADLGKKWDGLDGLVHAIAFSPKEALSGDFLDSISREAFEISHDVSAYSLPALAKAARPMMRNRNSAILALTYLGAVRAIPNYNVMGMAKASLEAAIRFTAACVGPEGIRCNGISAGPIKTLAAAGIADFGRLLNHVASQNPLRRNVTIEEVGNTAAFLLSDLSSGITGEITYVDGGYSINALSGTGA